The following are from one region of the Terriglobia bacterium genome:
- the lptD gene encoding LPS assembly protein LptD — protein MLTGPTFAFTKLAVVTCPDWLSYGMRSQHKFVITAGLLCHLFVTAPLVTSQALADQSAQNPAASTEQSTPTPTPTPVELEQGATGEKAPIGNCHSVITSPPAVPQSASSTTSTQTEGNAAAAAQSNKKMRIPISEEHPVVIDARECEQAGKVYTLRGDVQIQFADYTFHGDLVTYDSASGDVTAKGHVSLDGGRRDIHISGSEGSYNLHLQTGKFYDVRGSTGARFKGRSVTLTSSSPLSFTGKMVEQTAPDEYVLHHGSVTSCELPRPKWTFTAAKIIMKVGSSAHVYNATFRLKGVPVFYLPYASPPVERLGRESGFLIPNFGTSNTKGTVIGDSFYWAINRSMDATVGGEYLSKRGWALQENYRYRPNEVSFLNLSYFGVLDRGITTTSIDQTGKTLSTTTQQGGEDVKLNAETTFAHDVRGVASIDYLSSFIFRLAFTENFSQAVDSEVKSVAFLTKNLQGFSFNGFGARYQNFQSKKNDDVITILHAPGVEFSSVDRKIFGTPIYWSYDVDAGGLRRSQPGKPPFVTPGLVGRIDVDPDVSLPIFYKGWTFRPDVQLRNTAYSQQESTEQGITIAHHNVLNRRTIATSAELRPPVLSKVFDGTIAGRKIKHTIEPRFVYRYTNGVEKLGSIIRFDFRDILSNTNEVEFGLLQRLFTKRERPECNQETTNTVSTASAQAIAAADSCAPAGADEFVSWDVKMKYFADPTFGGAIVNGTRNVLTTTASFTGIAFVTDPRRFSPVVSRLRVRTSSNSDLEWQLDYDSKKGRINSSTLYTGFHFGDFFVGASHAYLQVPGEVVDDPTTGAVLPTCIPHVFNQPACVPPLFDQVRAQLGYGSPTKRGWSAAANIGFDREFNLLQYGAAQTSYNWDCCGLSFEYRRFSLGSVRNENQYRFAFTLANIGSFGNLKRQERLF, from the coding sequence ATGTTGACTGGGCCAACTTTTGCTTTTACAAAACTTGCCGTGGTAACTTGCCCAGACTGGCTTTCTTACGGCATGCGTTCCCAACATAAATTTGTTATCACAGCAGGGCTGCTTTGTCACTTGTTTGTCACCGCACCGCTAGTGACAAGCCAGGCGCTCGCAGACCAGAGCGCGCAAAATCCTGCTGCATCAACGGAACAAAGCACGCCAACGCCCACACCCACGCCCGTCGAACTGGAACAAGGCGCTACCGGTGAGAAAGCTCCAATCGGAAACTGCCATTCTGTCATCACCTCTCCGCCTGCGGTACCGCAGTCTGCGTCGTCAACTACTTCAACCCAAACTGAGGGGAATGCCGCGGCCGCAGCGCAGAGCAACAAGAAAATGCGTATACCGATCAGCGAAGAGCATCCGGTGGTCATTGATGCACGCGAGTGCGAGCAGGCCGGCAAGGTTTACACGCTGCGTGGCGATGTGCAGATTCAATTCGCGGACTATACCTTCCACGGCGACCTGGTGACGTATGATTCCGCCTCTGGCGACGTCACCGCAAAAGGCCATGTTTCTTTAGACGGCGGCCGGCGCGATATACACATCAGCGGCAGTGAAGGCAGCTATAACCTGCATCTGCAGACCGGAAAGTTCTACGATGTACGCGGTTCCACGGGAGCGCGCTTTAAAGGCCGCAGCGTTACGCTCACATCATCAAGCCCGCTTTCCTTTACAGGCAAGATGGTGGAGCAAACGGCGCCGGACGAATATGTACTGCATCACGGATCGGTAACCTCGTGCGAACTGCCGCGTCCCAAGTGGACATTTACCGCGGCCAAAATCATCATGAAAGTGGGCAGCTCCGCGCATGTTTACAACGCCACTTTTCGCCTCAAAGGCGTTCCGGTTTTCTATTTGCCGTATGCGTCTCCGCCGGTGGAGCGTCTTGGACGCGAGAGCGGTTTCCTGATCCCGAATTTCGGCACCTCGAATACCAAGGGCACAGTGATTGGCGATTCCTTTTATTGGGCCATCAACCGCAGCATGGACGCCACCGTGGGCGGTGAATACCTTTCCAAGCGCGGCTGGGCCCTGCAGGAAAATTATCGCTACCGGCCCAATGAAGTATCGTTTCTTAATCTCAGTTACTTCGGCGTGCTCGACCGCGGCATCACCACAACATCAATCGATCAGACCGGGAAGACTCTTTCGACAACCACCCAGCAGGGCGGAGAAGACGTAAAACTCAATGCTGAAACCACATTCGCCCACGATGTCCGGGGTGTCGCGTCCATTGACTACCTGAGCTCCTTCATCTTCCGCCTGGCTTTTACAGAGAACTTTTCTCAGGCCGTAGATTCTGAGGTGAAGTCGGTGGCCTTCCTCACCAAGAACCTCCAGGGCTTCTCATTCAACGGATTTGGCGCGCGCTACCAGAACTTCCAGAGCAAGAAAAATGACGACGTAATAACGATCCTGCACGCGCCGGGCGTCGAATTTTCCAGTGTGGATCGGAAAATTTTTGGCACGCCGATTTACTGGTCGTATGACGTAGATGCCGGCGGCTTGCGACGCAGCCAGCCCGGAAAGCCCCCCTTTGTTACTCCCGGCCTGGTTGGCCGCATTGACGTAGATCCTGACGTAAGTCTTCCCATTTTTTACAAAGGCTGGACTTTCCGCCCGGACGTTCAACTTCGCAATACGGCTTATTCCCAGCAGGAATCTACAGAGCAGGGAATCACCATAGCGCACCACAATGTGCTCAATCGCCGCACCATTGCCACCAGCGCTGAACTGCGTCCGCCGGTACTGAGCAAAGTTTTTGATGGAACAATCGCCGGCCGCAAGATCAAGCACACCATTGAGCCACGGTTTGTCTATCGCTACACCAACGGCGTAGAGAAACTTGGCTCCATCATTCGTTTTGACTTCAGGGACATTCTCAGCAACACGAATGAAGTTGAATTCGGCCTGCTGCAAAGGCTTTTTACCAAGCGTGAGCGTCCAGAATGCAACCAGGAGACAACAAACACGGTTTCCACTGCCAGCGCACAAGCCATTGCTGCGGCTGATTCCTGTGCGCCCGCGGGCGCCGATGAATTCGTGAGCTGGGACGTAAAGATGAAGTATTTTGCCGACCCGACTTTTGGTGGCGCGATCGTGAACGGCACGCGCAATGTGTTGACCACCACCGCAAGCTTCACCGGCATCGCTTTTGTTACCGATCCCCGGCGGTTTTCTCCTGTGGTCTCGCGGCTCCGCGTGCGTACCAGCAGCAACAGCGATCTGGAATGGCAGCTCGACTATGACAGCAAAAAGGGCCGCATCAATTCCAGCACGCTTTACACCGGCTTTCATTTCGGCGATTTCTTTGTCGGCGCCAGCCACGCTTATCTTCAGGTTCCAGGTGAAGTGGTGGACGATCCCACAACGGGGGCCGTGTTGCCCACTTGTATCCCGCACGTCTTTAACCAGCCGGCATGCGTGCCTCCGCTCTTTGACCAGGTACGCGCGCAACTTGGATATGGCAGTCCCACCAAGAGAGGCTGGAGCGCCGCCGCAAACATCGGGTTCGATCGCGAGTTCAATCTCCTGCAATACGGGGCCGCCCAAACTTCCTATAACTGGGATTGCTGCGGCTTGAGCTTTGAATATCGCCGCTTTTCTCTCGGTTCAGTGCGGAATGAAAACCAATACCGCTTCGCGTTCACGCTGGCAAATATTGGATCGTTCGGAAACCTGAAACGCCAGGAACGGCTGTTCTAG